One window of the Xenopus tropicalis strain Nigerian chromosome 10, UCB_Xtro_10.0, whole genome shotgun sequence genome contains the following:
- the mif4gd gene encoding MIF4G domain-containing protein isoform X1, producing MADSEQQEDYKIQGFDADTQSLLKTALKEPGSVDLEKAASVIVDQSLRDATFSREAGRMCYTIIQAESKQTGRTVFRSTLLNRLQVEYKNRKETRARSLQEWVCYVGFMCNVFDYLRVNNMPMLALVNPVYDCLFDLVQPDNLKREEEPVLILPTNLLPIVNLSGDISGGLPGVAVASGRGAAGEDELPAYGRAFLAAERQLPPAGRPQFAHPATAARDDRVQGSRLAHDRRGAEVLLQRGVGVRP from the exons ATGGCAGACAGCGAACAGCAGGAAGATTACAAGATACAGGGATTTGATGCCGACACCCAGAGTCTTCTGAAAACAGCACTAAAAG AGCCGGGGAGCGTAGACTTGGAAAAGGCTGCCAGTGTGATTGTAGATCAGTCTCTGAGAGATGCCACATTCAGCAGGGAAGCTGGGAGGATGTGCTATACCATTATCCAG GCAGAGAGCAAGCAGACAGGACGCACCGTGTTCCGCTCCACCCTCCTGAACCGGCTGCAAGTGGAGTATAAGAACCGGAAGGAGACGAGGGCTCGCTCCCTGCAGGAGTGGGTTTGCTATGTCGGCTTCATGTGCAACGTCTTCGACTATCTTAGG GTGAATAACATGCCGATGCTGGCTCTAGTTAACCCCGTGTATGACTGCCTATTTGATTTGGTACAGCCTGACAATCTGAAAAGGGAAGAGGAG CCTGTCCTGATCCTACCGACAAACCTCCTGCCGATAGTTAACCTGTCTGGTGATATTTCAGGTGGACTGCCTGGTGTTGCAGTTGCATCGGGTAGGGGAGCAGCTGGAGAAGATGAACTGCCAGCGTATGGACGAGCTTTTCTCGCAGCTGAGAGACAGCTTCCTCCTGCAGGGAGGCCTCAGTTCGCTCACCCAGCTACTGCTGCTCGAGATGATCGAGTACAGGGCAGCCGGCTGGCGCATGACCGACGCGGCGCAGAAGTATTACTACAGCGAGGTGTCGGAGTGAGGCCATAG
- the mif4gd gene encoding MIF4G domain-containing protein isoform X2: MADSEQQEDYKIQGFDADTQSLLKTALKEPGSVDLEKAASVIVDQSLRDATFSREAGRMCYTIIQAESKQTGRTVFRSTLLNRLQVEYKNRKETRARSLQEWVCYVGFMCNVFDYLRVNNMPMLALVNPVYDCLFDLVQPDNLKREEEVDCLVLQLHRVGEQLEKMNCQRMDELFSQLRDSFLLQGGLSSLTQLLLLEMIEYRAAGWRMTDAAQKYYYSEVSE; this comes from the exons ATGGCAGACAGCGAACAGCAGGAAGATTACAAGATACAGGGATTTGATGCCGACACCCAGAGTCTTCTGAAAACAGCACTAAAAG AGCCGGGGAGCGTAGACTTGGAAAAGGCTGCCAGTGTGATTGTAGATCAGTCTCTGAGAGATGCCACATTCAGCAGGGAAGCTGGGAGGATGTGCTATACCATTATCCAG GCAGAGAGCAAGCAGACAGGACGCACCGTGTTCCGCTCCACCCTCCTGAACCGGCTGCAAGTGGAGTATAAGAACCGGAAGGAGACGAGGGCTCGCTCCCTGCAGGAGTGGGTTTGCTATGTCGGCTTCATGTGCAACGTCTTCGACTATCTTAGG GTGAATAACATGCCGATGCTGGCTCTAGTTAACCCCGTGTATGACTGCCTATTTGATTTGGTACAGCCTGACAATCTGAAAAGGGAAGAGGAG GTGGACTGCCTGGTGTTGCAGTTGCATCGGGTAGGGGAGCAGCTGGAGAAGATGAACTGCCAGCGTATGGACGAGCTTTTCTCGCAGCTGAGAGACAGCTTCCTCCTGCAGGGAGGCCTCAGTTCGCTCACCCAGCTACTGCTGCTCGAGATGATCGAGTACAGGGCAGCCGGCTGGCGCATGACCGACGCGGCGCAGAAGTATTACTACAGCGAGGTGTCGGAGTGA
- the mrps7 gene encoding 28S ribosomal protein S7, mitochondrial, with amino-acid sequence MAAPPGRLLLQRLRARLACLTQVRWTRYSPQYLDPEPDKEVYKRPLEELSEQERADRELKIVRPIKAAPSNVTSSVFSDLTVSKFTNMMMKGGNKVLACSIMNQTLEQIKRTQLEKYYKAPEEERASIECNPYTIFHQALHNCQPIIGLTSVLRGGKSYQVPTPLKENRRRFLAMKWLITECREHKHRRTLMYEKLSQAILDAYEGQGEVVKKKHELHKMAEANRAFAHFRWW; translated from the exons ATGGCGGCGCCCCCGGGCAGGCTACTGCTACAGCGGCTACGGGCACGGCTGGCATG TCTGACCCAAGTGAGGTGGACCAGGTACAGCCCCCAGTATCTTGATCCTGAACCAGACAAGGAGGTTTACAAGCGACCCCTGGAGGAGCTGAGCGAGCAGGAGCGGGCAGACCGAGAGCTGAAAATTGTCAGACCGATCAAAGCAGCTCCTTCCAATGTGACCAGCTCGGTCTTTAGTGACCTGACAGTCAG CAAATTCACCAATATGATGATGAAAGGCGGAAACAAGGTTCTGGCGTGCTCCATTATGAATCAG ACATTAGAGCAAATAAAAAGGACACAGCTGGAAAAATACTACAAGGCCCCCGAAGAGGAGAGGGCAAGCATTGAGTGCAATCCCTACACCATCTTCCACCAAGCTCTTCACAACTGCCAGCCCATCATTGGCCTTACCAGCGTTCTGAGAGGGGGCAAGTCATACCAG GTCCCCACTCCATTGAAAGAGAACAGGCGCAGGTTCCTGGCTATGAAGTGGTTAATCACAGAGTGTCGCGAGCACAAACACCGCCGGACACTAATGTACGAAAAGTTGTCCCAGGCCATACTCGATGCTTACGAGGGGCAGGGAGAGGTAGTGAAGAAAAAGCACGAGCTGCATAAAATGGCTGAAGCCAACAGAGCGTTCGCTCACTTCCGCTGGTGGTAG
- the gga3 gene encoding ADP-ribosylation factor-binding protein GGA3: MADSDGETLESWLNKATNPCNRQEDWEYIISFCDQVNKELEGPQIAVRLLAHKIQSPQEWEALQALTVLEASMKNCGRRFHSEVGKFRFLNELIKVVSPKYLGDRISEKVKSKVIGLLYSWTVALPEETKIKEAYHMLKRQGIILADPEIPVDHTLVPSPPTRPKNPIFDDEERSKILARLLKSKNPDDLQEANKLIKSMVKEDEVRMQRASKRTHTLEEVSNNVMLLQEMLTHYSKDDSSDGDKELMKELYERCEMKRLALFKMASETEDNDSALGDILQASDDLSRVINMYRKAVEGQDINGDISLPDTHSKKGDTSHKDLSTLIDLADSEEAFIPQKDPEPFLPVPTEQAKPEQPSALIPILPPPPLVPTHSRGYYSNTDHFLTQMKSASDSLCLLDEELLHLGLDDPAPSTQSNVSQSTMGDILQVEQSELDFFGPGPDRDPMAPTTAYQMQTMPLQPLCPTTISPLYYAHSSATVFSSLPTGPLMVPTAVPPMGRLPLEAIGPQFMEAAVCSASIQVRPQLPMGVMHVSAQFPLPVAPGSPLFLPLQQGSPQKGSDISLSAVNVPLGTIKPSSLLPVTAYDKNGFRVLLHFAKECPPGRPDVLVVVVSMLNTAPMPVQNIQLQAAVPKTMKVKLQPPSGTDLSPFNPIQPPAAITQVMLLANPLKEKVRLRFKLSFVLGEEPSTEVGEVDQFPEPDLWGIL; this comes from the exons ATGGCTGACAGTGACGGGGAGACGCTGGAGTCCTGGCTGA ATAAAGCCACAAACCCCTGCAACCGCCAGGAGGACTGGGAGTATATCATCAGCTTCTGCGACCAAGTCAACAAGGAGCTGGAGGG TCCTCAGATTGCCGTCAGGTTGCTAGCACACAAAATCCAGTCCCCGCAAGAATGGGAAGCTCTGCAGGCCCTAACT GTTCTGGAGGCCAGCATGAAGAACTGTGGCAGGAGGTTCCATAGTGAAGTCGGCAAATTCCGCTTCCTAAATGAGCTGATTAAAGTTGTGTCCCCAAAG TATCTCGGAGACAGGATTTCAGAGAAGGTAAAGAGCAAAGTGATTGGGCTCCTGTATAGCTGGACCGTGGCCCTTCCCGAGGAGACCAAGATCAAGGAGGCTTACCACATGCTGAAGAGGCAGG GTATCATTCTTGCAGACCCCGAAATCCCTGTAGACCATACCCTGGTTCCTTCCCCTCCCACAAGACCCAAGAATCCCATCTTTGATGATGAGGAGAGATCCAAG ATTTTGGCGAGactattaaaaagtaaaaacccAGACGATCTTCAGGAAGCAAATAAGCTGATTAAATCCATGGTGAAGGAG GATGAAGTGCGTATGCAGAGAGCGAGTAAGCGAACTCACACCTTGGAAGAAGTGAGTAACAACGTGATGCTGCTGCAGGAGATGCTGACCCATTACAGCAAGGACGACTCTTCTGATGGGGACAAGGAACTTATGAAG GAACTGTATGAAAGATGTGAAATGAAGAGGCTCGCCCTGTTCAAGATGGCAAGTGAGACAGAGGATAACGATAGTGCTTTGG GCGACATCTTGCAGGCTAGTGACGATTTATCTCGGGTCATCAACATGTACAGGAAAGCCGTGGAAGGTCAAGACATCAACGGGGACATCAGCCTTCCGGACACACATAGCAAAAAAG GAGACACCAGCCACAAGGACCTTTCCACTCTCATCGATTTGGCAGACTCCGAGGAGGCATTTATCCCCCAAAAGGATCCTGAGCCATTTTTACCAGTGCCAACAGAACAAGCAAAGCCAGAGCAGCCATCTGCACTGATTCCCATTCTCCCTCCTCCTCCGCTAGTTCCCACCCACTCTCGCGGATACTACTCCAACACGGATCACTTTCTCACTCAGATGAAAAGCGCATCAGACTCCCTGTGTCTTCTGGATGAGGAGCTTTTGCATTTAG GTTTGGATGATCCAGCACCAAGCACACAATCCAATGTGTCCCAGAGCACCATGGGTGATATTCTTCAG GTGGAACAGAGCGAATTAGACTTCTTTGGACCAGGACCAGACCGTGATCCCATGGCCCCAACAACAGCTTACCAAATGCAGACAATGCCCCTGCAGCCCTTATGCCCAACTACTATTTCTCCACTCTATTATGCACACAGCTCTGCTACTGTGTTTAGTAGTTTGCCCACAGGACCCCTAATGGTTCCCACAGCAGTCCCTCCGATGGGCAGACTACCGCTGGAAGCCATTGGACCGCAGTTCATGGAGGCAGCTGTATG CTCAGCTTCTATCCAGGTAAGACCTCAACTCCCTATGGGGGTCATGCATGTTTCTGCACAGTTCCCTCTGCCTGTGGCTCCAGGAAGTCCCCTTTTCCTGCCACTGCAACAAGGAAGCCCCCAGAAAGGCTCCGATATCTCCCTTTCAGCTGTGAATGTCCCCTTGGGAACAATAAAACCAA GCTCACTTCTTCCTGTCACCGCCTATGACAAAAATGGCTTCCGAGTCCTCCTGCACTTTGCCAAGGAGTGTCCGCCTGGACGACCTGATGTATTGGTGGTGGTGGTCTCCATGCTGAATACAGCCCCCATGCCAGTCCAGAATATTCAGCTGCAGGCAGCAGTGCCCAAG ACCATGaaagtaaaactgcagcctcCATCTGGGACAGACCTATCACCATTTAATCCTATCCAACCCCCCGCAGCCATCACACAGGTCATGCTACTGGCAAACCCGCTGAAG GAGAAGGTCAGACTTCGGTTTAAGTTGTCCTTCGTGCTGGGGGAGGAGCCAAGCACAGAGGTGGGAGAAGTGGACCAGTTCCCAGAGCCTGATCTATGGGGGATCCTATGA
- the gga3 gene encoding ADP-ribosylation factor-binding protein GGA3 isoform X1 — translation MADSDGETLESWLNKATNPCNRQEDWEYIISFCDQVNKELEGPQIAVRLLAHKIQSPQEWEALQALTVLEASMKNCGRRFHSEVGKFRFLNELIKVVSPKYLGDRISEKVKSKVIGLLYSWTVALPEETKIKEAYHMLKRQGIILADPEIPVDHTLVPSPPTRPKNPIFDDEERSKILARLLKSKNPDDLQEANKLIKSMVKEDEVRMQRASKRTHTLEEVSNNVMLLQEMLTHYSKDDSSDGDKELMKELYERCEMKRLALFKMASETEDNDSALGDILQASDDLSRVINMYRKAVEGQDINGDISLPDTHSKKGDTSHKDLSTLIDLADSEEAFIPQKDPEPFLPVPTEQAKPEQPSALIPILPPPPLVPTHSRGYYSNTDHFLTQMKSASDSLCLLDEELLHLGLDDPAPSTQSNVSQSTMGDILQVEQSELDFFGPGPDRDPMAPTTAYQMQTMPLQPLCPTTISPLYYAHSSATVFSSLPTGPLMVPTAVPPMGRLPLEAIGPQFMEAAVCSSASIQVRPQLPMGVMHVSAQFPLPVAPGSPLFLPLQQGSPQKGSDISLSAVNVPLGTIKPSSLLPVTAYDKNGFRVLLHFAKECPPGRPDVLVVVVSMLNTAPMPVQNIQLQAAVPKTMKVKLQPPSGTDLSPFNPIQPPAAITQVMLLANPLKEKVRLRFKLSFVLGEEPSTEVGEVDQFPEPDLWGIL, via the exons ATGGCTGACAGTGACGGGGAGACGCTGGAGTCCTGGCTGA ATAAAGCCACAAACCCCTGCAACCGCCAGGAGGACTGGGAGTATATCATCAGCTTCTGCGACCAAGTCAACAAGGAGCTGGAGGG TCCTCAGATTGCCGTCAGGTTGCTAGCACACAAAATCCAGTCCCCGCAAGAATGGGAAGCTCTGCAGGCCCTAACT GTTCTGGAGGCCAGCATGAAGAACTGTGGCAGGAGGTTCCATAGTGAAGTCGGCAAATTCCGCTTCCTAAATGAGCTGATTAAAGTTGTGTCCCCAAAG TATCTCGGAGACAGGATTTCAGAGAAGGTAAAGAGCAAAGTGATTGGGCTCCTGTATAGCTGGACCGTGGCCCTTCCCGAGGAGACCAAGATCAAGGAGGCTTACCACATGCTGAAGAGGCAGG GTATCATTCTTGCAGACCCCGAAATCCCTGTAGACCATACCCTGGTTCCTTCCCCTCCCACAAGACCCAAGAATCCCATCTTTGATGATGAGGAGAGATCCAAG ATTTTGGCGAGactattaaaaagtaaaaacccAGACGATCTTCAGGAAGCAAATAAGCTGATTAAATCCATGGTGAAGGAG GATGAAGTGCGTATGCAGAGAGCGAGTAAGCGAACTCACACCTTGGAAGAAGTGAGTAACAACGTGATGCTGCTGCAGGAGATGCTGACCCATTACAGCAAGGACGACTCTTCTGATGGGGACAAGGAACTTATGAAG GAACTGTATGAAAGATGTGAAATGAAGAGGCTCGCCCTGTTCAAGATGGCAAGTGAGACAGAGGATAACGATAGTGCTTTGG GCGACATCTTGCAGGCTAGTGACGATTTATCTCGGGTCATCAACATGTACAGGAAAGCCGTGGAAGGTCAAGACATCAACGGGGACATCAGCCTTCCGGACACACATAGCAAAAAAG GAGACACCAGCCACAAGGACCTTTCCACTCTCATCGATTTGGCAGACTCCGAGGAGGCATTTATCCCCCAAAAGGATCCTGAGCCATTTTTACCAGTGCCAACAGAACAAGCAAAGCCAGAGCAGCCATCTGCACTGATTCCCATTCTCCCTCCTCCTCCGCTAGTTCCCACCCACTCTCGCGGATACTACTCCAACACGGATCACTTTCTCACTCAGATGAAAAGCGCATCAGACTCCCTGTGTCTTCTGGATGAGGAGCTTTTGCATTTAG GTTTGGATGATCCAGCACCAAGCACACAATCCAATGTGTCCCAGAGCACCATGGGTGATATTCTTCAG GTGGAACAGAGCGAATTAGACTTCTTTGGACCAGGACCAGACCGTGATCCCATGGCCCCAACAACAGCTTACCAAATGCAGACAATGCCCCTGCAGCCCTTATGCCCAACTACTATTTCTCCACTCTATTATGCACACAGCTCTGCTACTGTGTTTAGTAGTTTGCCCACAGGACCCCTAATGGTTCCCACAGCAGTCCCTCCGATGGGCAGACTACCGCTGGAAGCCATTGGACCGCAGTTCATGGAGGCAGCTGTATG CAGCTCAGCTTCTATCCAGGTAAGACCTCAACTCCCTATGGGGGTCATGCATGTTTCTGCACAGTTCCCTCTGCCTGTGGCTCCAGGAAGTCCCCTTTTCCTGCCACTGCAACAAGGAAGCCCCCAGAAAGGCTCCGATATCTCCCTTTCAGCTGTGAATGTCCCCTTGGGAACAATAAAACCAA GCTCACTTCTTCCTGTCACCGCCTATGACAAAAATGGCTTCCGAGTCCTCCTGCACTTTGCCAAGGAGTGTCCGCCTGGACGACCTGATGTATTGGTGGTGGTGGTCTCCATGCTGAATACAGCCCCCATGCCAGTCCAGAATATTCAGCTGCAGGCAGCAGTGCCCAAG ACCATGaaagtaaaactgcagcctcCATCTGGGACAGACCTATCACCATTTAATCCTATCCAACCCCCCGCAGCCATCACACAGGTCATGCTACTGGCAAACCCGCTGAAG GAGAAGGTCAGACTTCGGTTTAAGTTGTCCTTCGTGCTGGGGGAGGAGCCAAGCACAGAGGTGGGAGAAGTGGACCAGTTCCCAGAGCCTGATCTATGGGGGATCCTATGA